taGGATGAAAAATTTCATGTTCTTCATCGTGATTCAactttttacatttttgaaaaaaaaaaaataaataaatgaaaatataatttattcgTATAtctcataatatgaatttatttaaatttgtcCAGGATGCATGCaagaatgtatatattttctatatacaAATGTGTAATATGTTTCTTGCTTTATCATTGTGCTATTCCTGGAACAATGctaatagaaaataaaacagCGATAAATATCAATCGCTTTGGCATAAATGACATACACTGATATATTCTATTCATCAGATGGTAAAAACaccaaaagaaaatatatgagTGTTTTTATATATCCTTTTAAATTGTTcctaatattttttccaaatttGATTCTTTTATTCACACTACTTTGGATCAAATGATGTGCCTCTTTGTACAAGTTCAATTAAATAGTTATCAGGATCATAAATAAAAGCAATATTGTTCATCAAACCTtcgttaattttttttttaaaaggaATATTTAAACTCTCTAATTCTTTGCAATAACTTTGTAAATCGTCCACTAAAAATCCTATATGACCAAACCCTCTTGGTTCTGTATTCccattatgatatgcaaaattttcatcattttctgtCCCATGATTATGAGTTAATTCTAAAACTGGTTCCCATGAACTTTTAAAATTctcataattttcatttgatTGAAATGAATTTTTCAATAAATCAAAATTGTAGTCACTGTTTTCTGAATTTTGGTAATTTAATGagttattatcattattatcgtAGCTTGATTTTAAgaaatataatgaataatCTGTatgttttgtatatattaatttcatacctaatatatgtatataaaaatatagactTTTCTTTGGATCTTTAACTCTTATCATAGTCTGAGAAAAATtggtaatatttttattatttttccattttactTCACTTGAACGTTTTACTATTTCTATCCAGTAATTATTTGGATCTAATGCAAATCCAATAGTTTTCATTTTTGTCTCATGCGGTAATTTATGaaatttcacatttttttttttaaaaaggtAATCGCAAAATTCAGTTACATTTTCAcaattaaatgcaatatgACCAAAccctttatcattttcattatttccATTACTTAAGGTTTCATTACTATTATGATTATGTGTTAGTTCTAAAcatacagtatttaagttcCATAAATATTCTTCTGATTCTTTTGTATTAGGTTTTGGGagtttttttctttcatcTTCATCATATGGAGGTgttatcataaaatataaagaaaaattatattcattaaaatgaTATGTGTGAATATTTATCATGccaaaatttttttcataaaactCTACAGTTTCTTTGGGGTTATTAATGCGTAACATAGTTTGTTGCCATGTCACGTTATACTTTTTTCCTAGTATTAATCCTTTTTTGTCTTCCATTTTGATgctaatttttatatttattcctATGGGATAAATTAATGTtacttttaaatatattgaaaaaaaattacaaaataaagTATAAAGTAGATTGGcgatattttatgtatatatatatatatatattaatggaGAGATGCTTTAATTTTCTACATTTAAAGCGGGAAAAATAAACATGGTTTTTTactctatatttatttgcataaaaaattttacgAAAATTAGTATATTCAcaaaaaataagaataaaagCAAGAAAAGGGAAATTTATGAGCACATATTAtacacatattatatatatgtataattaaaaaatatttcaaaattaaGCATTACAACAGCAATAACATCACTAATGCGAAGTGGGGCTAGCAAatctaaatatttttacGTCCTCttgaataaaattaatataaattatatcacttcattttcacttttttaaatatgctatatattatttttttatatttcttaaaataaaaaaatttattaaggAGTTAAATTTTACACATGGTAAAACCTCTAATGTAAACCaaagtaaataaaataaacgaaataaataatcattgtaaaattatattttaaaggTTTTACTTAAAAcatgttattttattataaaagtatgaattacaaataaattttttaaaaaaacaaaagaaatTTAATAGATTGaactatttaaattataaacttTATTATACTATTTTGGGGGCGTGgataataatgaaacaaatatttaaaaattatatcaaataggataaaaaatatataacatacaaaaaaagacgaaaaaaaaagaaaaacttAGAATTTATCAATTGCATGCTTCTTTTAATGAGAACAGCTGAATTGAATATAAGAAATTTATAGTATGTCTAAAATagttttccttttttttttgggcttattaaaaattaatgggTTATCATTTATAACATTATTCGgaatatttgattttttattagACTTATTTGGATTATTAAAATTCTtcgaattattattttttttaatgttatgTAGTTCATTAGTTTTGgtaatgttattattactaGAATGTTGTATATTTTCTTGCATTTTATTTGTAGCATTATTATTTCCCTCTAATTCATTCACATTTTTAATGGTATTATTAATTTGGATATTGTTCGAT
Above is a window of Plasmodium yoelii strain 17X genome assembly, chromosome: 9 DNA encoding:
- a CDS encoding glyoxalase I, putative, encoding MEDKKGLILGKKYNVTWQQTMLRINNPKETVEFYEKNFGMINIHTYHFNEYNFSLYFMITPPYDEDERKKLPKPNTKESEEYLWNLNTVCLELTHNHNSNETLSNGNNENDKGFGHIAFNCENVTEFCDYLFKKKNVKFHKLPHETKMKTIGFALDPNNYWIEIVKRSSEVKWKNNKNITNFSQTMIRVKDPKKSLYFYIHILGMKLIYTKHTDYSLYFLKSSYDNNDNNSLNYQNSENSDYNFDLLKNSFQSNENYENFKSSWEPVLELTHNHGTENDENFAYHNGNTEPRGFGHIGFLVDDLQSYCKELESLNIPFKKKINEGLMNNIAFIYDPDNYLIELVQRGTSFDPK